CCGGCGCGTAGGTGGCAGATTCGCGGTAGCTCTCGCCGTTGGGCAGGTCGATGTCGAAGAGATGTATCTTGTCGTAGCGGGCGATGATGCGGCCATCGGGCGCAAACACCAGACTGCGGTTGGCGATCCGCCCGTCATCGGCCTTCACGGCCACCGACCCCGCATGGAGGTGGATGGAAAGCTCCCGCGCCAGCGCAGAAAACCGCTGCACCAGCGGATCATCGCCTTCGCTCCGCACCTGGGCGCGCAGGCGGTCCTTGTCCGGATCGAAGATGTTGGAGACTTCCGGCGTCTGCACATAGGTGGCGCCCGTGGCGGCGGCCTCACGCACCAGGGCTTCCGCCTCCTTCACGTTGCGGGCGGGATCAACGGACGAGCGCATCTGTACAAGGGCGATCTTCATGGCTCAGGCCACCAGCAGTGAATCGAGCTTGCCAGCCGCATCAAGCGCAAGCAGGTCGTCCGAGCCGCCTACGTGGGTGTCGCCGATGAAGACTTGCGGAACGGTGCGGCGGCCATGGGCGCGTTCCATCATTTGCTGGCGCAGCGCAGGGTCGCCACTCACGTCGATTTCGGTAAAGGGAACGTTCTTGCGCTTCAGCAGGGACTTCGCCCGGTGGCAGTAGCCGCAGAACGGCGTCGTGTAGATTGTAATCTCAGGCATGATCTCAATGGTCCGTCACGCATCAATATGTAACTGCGCTGGCGTCAGCACAAGGGCGAAGCTCAACACATCGACGTGTGCGGCCCCTGCCGCCTTCAGCGTGGCGGCACAGGCCTCCGCCGTGGCCCCGGTGGTGCGGACATCGTCAATGACCAGAACGCGCTTGCCCTCCACGGCTGCCTTCTGTTCGGGTGGCACCACAAAGGCGCGGCGCACATTCTTGCGCCGTTCCTCCGCCGTCAGCCCCACCTGCGAATGGGTGGAGAGCGTGCGCAACAGCACCTGCGCCCCCACTGGCTTGCCCGAGAGCCGCCCGATCTCCTGCGCCAGCACGGCGGCCTGGTTGAAGCGCCGCTTCCACAGCCGCCGCCGGTGCAACGGCACGGGGATCAGCACGTCGCAATCGGCAATCAGCCTGCGCCCGGGCCCCAACATCATGCGCCCCATGGCCAAGCCCGCTTCGTGCATGTCGTTGTACTTGAGAAGATGCACCAGCGTCTTGGCCGTCTCCGTGAAGGCCACCGCCGCCCGCGCCCTGTCCCAGGCGGGAGGATCGGCAATGGCAGCGGGCGAGAGTGCGCCTTCGCCTTGGTCATATTCGAACGGAATGCCCAGGGCATCGCAGACCGGATCATCGATGAACGAGAGCGTCTGCCAACAGGAAAGGCAGAGCGTTGCACCCGCCGTCACATCCGCCCGGCATGCCACGCACTTGGGCGGCGTGATCCAGTCGACGAAGCCATGCCACAGGTGAAGCGCAAGTTGCCGCCCGCGCTGGCCCGGCGATGGAATTTCCGCTATCGGCTCATCCGTCATGAGTGAAGCTCACCACATCTTTGATCGCGCTGTCCACGTTGCCCGACGGGCTGCGGCAACGGGTGAGGCCGCGGCATTGCTCGACCAGCGCATCGCCGATGAACTGGCGGAGCGTCTTGCCGTCATCAACCGCAGCTTCGCCGACACGGCCCTCATCGCAGCCCATCCGGCCACTTCTCGTGAAATCTTGGTTCAATCGGGAAAATGTTTCAATATCAGCGTGTTGTCTCCAACTCCCGACGACGTTCTGAACTGCGCCGACGAGAGCCTGGACTGCCTGGTGAGCCTCCTCGACCTGCAAACCATCAACGACGTGCCGGGCCATCTCGCACAGGCCGCGCGGGCCTTGCGGCCGGACGGCCTTGCCCTCTTCGCATTCTTTGCCGGAGAGACCTTGCGTGAGTTGCGCGAGGCCTGGCTCGCGGCGGAGGCAGAATTGACAGGAGGCGCCACGCCCCGCGTTGCTCCCATGATCGACCTCCGCGAATCCGGTGCCCTGCTGCAGCGCGCGGGCCTCGCCCTGCCCGTGGCCGACATGGACCGCGTGACCCTCCGTTATGACAATGCGCTGGCCGTGATGGCCGAGATCAAGGCCGCAGGGTTCTCCAACCCCCTCATCGGCCGCAACCCCCGCATAACCCCGCGCCGTCTCGTGCAGCGCGTGGCCGAGATCTACCAGGAGCGATTTGCCGATCCCGATGGCCGCATTCGCGTTACGCTGGAGGTGGCGTGGGCCATGGCGTGGAAGCCGCATCCGTCGCAACAGCAGCCGCTGAAGCCGGGTTCCGCCAAAATGCGCCTCGCCGATGCCTTGCGGGTGAAAGAGGGCGAGTAACGCCGTCCAGGTGAAGTCCAGGTGAAGTTCAGGCTGCCTTGCGGCCACGCGCCGGCGCACGCCGCGCCCCTGGCTGCGGGCCGGACTTTTCGTCGAACAGTTCCGCCAGCTTTTCCGTCATGGCCCCGCCCAGTTCCTCGGCATCCACGATGGTGACGGCGCGCTTGTAGTAGCGCGTCACGTCATGGCCGATGCCGATGGCGATGAGTTCGACCGGGGAGCGGCCCTCGAT
The nucleotide sequence above comes from Hyphomicrobiales bacterium. Encoded proteins:
- the grxC gene encoding glutaredoxin 3, which produces MPEITIYTTPFCGYCHRAKSLLKRKNVPFTEIDVSGDPALRQQMMERAHGRRTVPQVFIGDTHVGGSDDLLALDAAGKLDSLLVA
- a CDS encoding ComF family protein — its product is MTDEPIAEIPSPGQRGRQLALHLWHGFVDWITPPKCVACRADVTAGATLCLSCWQTLSFIDDPVCDALGIPFEYDQGEGALSPAAIADPPAWDRARAAVAFTETAKTLVHLLKYNDMHEAGLAMGRMMLGPGRRLIADCDVLIPVPLHRRRLWKRRFNQAAVLAQEIGRLSGKPVGAQVLLRTLSTHSQVGLTAEERRKNVRRAFVVPPEQKAAVEGKRVLVIDDVRTTGATAEACAATLKAAGAAHVDVLSFALVLTPAQLHIDA
- a CDS encoding SAM-dependent methyltransferase, coding for MSEAHHIFDRAVHVARRAAATGEAAALLDQRIADELAERLAVINRSFADTALIAAHPATSREILVQSGKCFNISVLSPTPDDVLNCADESLDCLVSLLDLQTINDVPGHLAQAARALRPDGLALFAFFAGETLRELREAWLAAEAELTGGATPRVAPMIDLRESGALLQRAGLALPVADMDRVTLRYDNALAVMAEIKAAGFSNPLIGRNPRITPRRLVQRVAEIYQERFADPDGRIRVTLEVAWAMAWKPHPSQQQPLKPGSAKMRLADALRVKEGE